Proteins co-encoded in one Aquincola tertiaricarbonis genomic window:
- a CDS encoding chemotaxis protein CheW has protein sequence MDTRHAPPPARAARGNTQVYALVRAQGRTVAIASEGVRQAVPRPAALAGLPRRAGALEGMMTLDRQVLPVVSLAAWLAPAADADPDPPDDGLVLLLQQGEARIGLAIEAVVGVRRLPADQARRLCHDDRPDELFHSAAVFGSDDSATPILDPQRLMALAGTWVAEAGPVADAGPAEAGAGPSAAGPGAPAQAGSRWACFRIGDAAIGLPAAHVGELLRPLPLRKELLSHDGVRGLCEWRGRLVPVVDLCGALQALPDGASPAWWCIVCVGDRAIGLMVQEVLPLAQLADDAAPAPTEAHALVNRRLVQGEGLLQLIDVEALMQRYGETAISMGPSTTQRRHGTGAPAPAYMVFEAGGPFAAEVGGVQAVVPMPAELRPRLEAGLPATLQWRQQPVPVRPLADALVGLAAQAARQLVVVRTAGQLVALPIGGVRAMVPRNTASRQRMRLRGRMVEVITVQTDGELASYPVVALEGAPVS, from the coding sequence GTGGACACCCGCCACGCCCCACCGCCGGCGCGTGCCGCCCGCGGCAATACGCAGGTCTATGCCCTGGTGAGGGCGCAGGGCCGCACCGTGGCCATCGCCAGCGAAGGCGTGCGCCAGGCCGTGCCACGCCCCGCCGCACTGGCCGGCCTGCCGCGCCGCGCCGGCGCGCTCGAGGGCATGATGACCCTGGACCGCCAGGTGCTGCCGGTGGTGAGCCTGGCGGCCTGGCTGGCGCCCGCGGCGGATGCGGACCCCGACCCGCCTGATGACGGCCTGGTGCTGCTGCTGCAGCAGGGCGAGGCGCGCATCGGCCTGGCCATCGAGGCCGTGGTGGGCGTGCGCCGCCTGCCGGCCGACCAGGCGCGCCGTCTGTGCCATGACGACCGGCCCGACGAGCTGTTCCACAGCGCCGCCGTGTTCGGTTCGGACGATAGCGCCACGCCCATCCTGGACCCGCAGCGGCTGATGGCGCTGGCCGGCACCTGGGTGGCTGAAGCCGGGCCGGTGGCCGACGCTGGGCCCGCCGAAGCAGGCGCCGGGCCTTCCGCCGCTGGCCCCGGCGCCCCGGCCCAGGCGGGATCGCGCTGGGCCTGCTTTCGCATCGGCGATGCCGCCATCGGCCTGCCGGCCGCGCACGTGGGCGAGCTGCTGCGCCCGCTGCCGCTGCGCAAGGAACTGCTGAGCCACGACGGTGTGCGCGGCCTGTGCGAATGGCGAGGCCGGCTGGTGCCGGTGGTCGACCTGTGTGGTGCCCTGCAGGCGCTGCCCGATGGCGCGTCGCCGGCCTGGTGGTGCATCGTCTGCGTCGGCGATCGGGCCATCGGCCTGATGGTGCAGGAGGTGCTGCCGTTGGCCCAACTGGCCGACGATGCGGCGCCGGCGCCCACCGAGGCGCACGCGCTGGTCAACCGCCGCCTGGTGCAGGGCGAGGGCCTGCTGCAGCTGATCGACGTCGAGGCCTTGATGCAGCGTTATGGCGAAACCGCGATCAGCATGGGGCCGTCTACCACCCAGCGCCGCCACGGTACCGGAGCTCCCGCACCGGCCTACATGGTGTTCGAGGCGGGCGGCCCGTTCGCGGCCGAGGTGGGCGGCGTGCAGGCCGTGGTGCCGATGCCGGCCGAGCTGCGCCCGCGGCTGGAAGCCGGCCTGCCCGCCACCTTGCAATGGCGCCAGCAGCCGGTGCCGGTGCGGCCGCTGGCCGATGCCCTGGTGGGCCTGGCCGCGCAGGCGGCACGCCAGCTGGTGGTGGTGCGCACGGCGGGGCAACTGGTGGCGCTGCCCATCGGCGGCGTGCGGGCCATGGTGCCGCGCAACACCGCCAGCCGCCAGCGCATGCGGCTGCGGGGCCGCATGGTCGAGGTGATCACGGTGCAGACCGACGGCGAGCTGGCCAGCTACCCGGTGGTGGCGCTGGAGGGTGCGCCGGTCAGCTGA
- the xth gene encoding exodeoxyribonuclease III, with product MKLATWNVNSLAVRLPQLLDWLAQHQPDAVVLQETKLTDDKFPHEALSAAGYHPQWFGQKTYNGVALLSRTPAEGIVKNIVGVEDEQARVIAGTVDGVRVIGAYFPNGQAPGSDKFAYKMRWLDGLRAWLAQEMAAHPQLVLMGDFNIAPEDRDVYDPVAWAGQIHCTPEERGHFAALLEMGLVDAFRLFEQPPKSWSWWDYRNLAFRKNQGLRIDHILVSPALKARVTACHIDKLPRKNERPSDHAPVVVELS from the coding sequence GTGAAACTCGCCACCTGGAACGTCAACTCCCTGGCCGTGCGGCTGCCGCAGCTGCTGGACTGGCTGGCCCAGCACCAGCCCGATGCGGTGGTGCTGCAGGAAACCAAGCTCACCGACGACAAGTTTCCGCATGAGGCGCTGAGCGCCGCGGGCTACCACCCGCAGTGGTTCGGCCAGAAGACCTACAACGGCGTGGCGCTGCTGTCGCGCACGCCGGCCGAGGGCATCGTCAAGAACATCGTCGGCGTGGAAGACGAGCAGGCCCGCGTGATCGCCGGCACCGTCGATGGCGTGCGGGTGATCGGCGCCTACTTTCCCAACGGCCAGGCGCCGGGCAGCGACAAGTTCGCCTACAAGATGCGCTGGCTGGACGGCCTGCGCGCCTGGCTGGCGCAGGAGATGGCGGCGCACCCGCAGCTGGTGCTGATGGGCGACTTCAACATCGCGCCCGAAGACCGCGACGTGTACGACCCGGTGGCCTGGGCCGGGCAGATCCACTGCACGCCCGAAGAGCGCGGCCACTTCGCCGCGCTGTTGGAGATGGGCCTGGTCGACGCCTTCCGCCTGTTCGAGCAGCCGCCCAAGAGCTGGAGCTGGTGGGACTACCGCAACCTGGCCTTCCGCAAGAACCAGGGCCTGCGCATCGATCACATCCTGGTCAGCCCGGCGCTCAAGGCCCGCGTGACGGCCTGCCACATCGACAAGCTGCCGCGCAAGAACGAGCGGCCCAGCGACCACGCGCCGGTGGTGGTCGAGCTCAGCTGA
- a CDS encoding methyl-accepting chemotaxis protein: MAVKLSIGKQLGLGFALVLGLVVAMAAVSLLRLQASQTETHEMLDLPLRKERLVTDWFAVVNAGTRRTTAIARSADSSLAAFFAEDTKASTAKNNELQKALEALLAGDEEKKVFAAISGHRKDFIRLRDQIMQHKRDGQDQQALTLLEQQFQPAAAAYLNSMTQLVELQRKDLDARAAALEATNARSSLILWSLTALALLSGVGLAYAITRRIAGPLREAAQAAQRVAGGDLTTALRSERSDEAGELLRALEHMRGQLVDLVRQVRNNAEGVLTASSEIAQGNMDLSERTEQQASALQQTAATMEELSATVRRNAENAQQANHLGGEASAVAARGGTAVKQVVDTMREIQQSSQRITDIIGTIDGIAFQTNILALNAAVEAARAGEQGRGFAVVAGEVRMLAQRSAEAARQIKGLIGDSTGKVAQGSALVEQAGVTINEVVGVIGRVSTMVAEISVANGEQSQGVGQIGQAVSHLDLSTQQNAALVEQSAAAAQSLKQQAAQLVEAVSAFKLAER; the protein is encoded by the coding sequence ATGGCAGTCAAGCTCTCGATCGGCAAGCAGTTGGGCCTGGGTTTTGCGCTGGTGCTCGGGCTGGTGGTGGCCATGGCCGCCGTGAGCCTGCTGCGGCTGCAGGCCAGCCAGACGGAAACGCATGAGATGCTGGACCTGCCGCTGCGCAAGGAACGGCTGGTGACCGACTGGTTCGCGGTGGTCAACGCCGGCACCCGGCGCACCACCGCCATCGCCCGTAGCGCCGACTCCTCGCTGGCCGCCTTCTTCGCCGAAGACACCAAGGCCAGCACCGCCAAGAACAACGAGCTGCAAAAGGCCCTGGAAGCCCTGCTGGCCGGCGATGAAGAGAAGAAGGTGTTTGCCGCCATCAGCGGCCACCGCAAGGATTTCATCCGCCTGCGCGACCAGATCATGCAGCACAAGCGAGACGGCCAGGACCAGCAGGCGCTGACGCTGCTGGAGCAGCAGTTCCAGCCGGCGGCAGCCGCCTACCTGAACAGCATGACCCAGCTGGTCGAACTGCAGCGCAAGGACCTGGACGCCCGCGCCGCCGCGCTGGAAGCCACCAATGCGCGCAGCAGCCTCATCCTGTGGTCGTTGACGGCGCTGGCGCTGCTGAGCGGCGTCGGCCTGGCCTATGCCATCACGCGCCGCATCGCCGGCCCGCTGCGCGAGGCTGCACAGGCCGCCCAGCGGGTGGCCGGCGGCGACCTCACCACCGCGCTGCGCTCGGAGCGCAGCGACGAAGCGGGCGAACTGCTGCGGGCGCTGGAACACATGCGCGGCCAGCTGGTCGACCTGGTGCGCCAGGTGCGCAACAACGCCGAAGGCGTGCTCACCGCCAGCAGCGAGATTGCGCAAGGCAACATGGACCTGAGCGAGCGCACCGAGCAGCAGGCCTCGGCACTGCAGCAGACCGCGGCCACGATGGAAGAGCTGAGCGCCACCGTGCGCCGCAATGCCGAGAACGCGCAACAGGCCAACCACCTGGGCGGTGAAGCCTCGGCGGTGGCGGCGCGCGGCGGCACGGCCGTCAAGCAGGTGGTGGACACCATGCGCGAGATCCAGCAGAGCAGCCAGCGCATCACCGACATCATCGGCACCATCGACGGCATCGCCTTCCAGACCAACATCCTGGCCCTGAATGCCGCGGTGGAAGCCGCGCGGGCGGGTGAACAAGGCCGTGGCTTTGCCGTGGTGGCCGGCGAAGTGCGCATGCTGGCCCAGCGCAGCGCCGAAGCAGCACGCCAGATCAAGGGCCTGATCGGCGACAGCACCGGCAAGGTGGCGCAGGGCAGCGCGCTGGTGGAACAGGCCGGCGTCACCATCAACGAGGTGGTGGGCGTGATCGGCCGCGTCAGCACCATGGTGGCCGAGATCAGCGTGGCCAACGGCGAGCAGAGCCAGGGCGTGGGCCAGATCGGCCAGGCGGTGAGCCACCTGGACCTGTCGACCCAGCAGAACGCCGCGCTGGTCGAGCAAAGCGCCGCCGCCGCGCAAAGCCTGAAGCAGCAGGCCGCCCAGCTGGTGGAAGCCGTCTCGGCCTTCAAGCTGGCGGAGCGCTGA
- a CDS encoding amidohydrolase family protein, producing MDRPDHPPRLVVHGGLLLAEGDSQARPADLLVEGETIGAIGAPGQFDALEGARRLDASDRLVMPAWVNGHTHAHGGLGRGAVADTGLEGFLAASPSINGQRGLDDLALSATLTAAELLKKGCTALFDMTSEFPLPTVAGLHAVARAYEAVGIRAVVAPMMADRTLYQAYPELLDTLPDPLKAQAAQARAADPQACLAAVRAAAQDWPFDTSRIRLGIAPTIPLHCSDAFMQGCAQLSAEFGLPMQIHLGESQQQAVFGEQRYGMSLVSHMNRLGLLSERLSVAHAIWIGDDDITQLAAAGVTAIHNPLSNLRLGSGVAPVRRMLERGLRVGLGSDGANTSDTQNLFEVARIAAYLSRIVGADEARWITAAEALRMGTADSAHALGWGDRLGRLAPGYQADLVLLDLAQPIYVPLRDALRQLVLGESGAAATQVLVAGRVVVEHGRLLTLDEAALRRQAQAAAERLDALNAEGRHLAQALRPWISAFCCGIGQQPFHLQRRLPVTG from the coding sequence ATGGACAGACCCGACCACCCACCCCGACTCGTGGTTCACGGCGGCCTGCTGCTGGCTGAGGGCGACAGCCAGGCGCGCCCGGCCGACCTGCTGGTCGAGGGCGAGACCATCGGCGCCATCGGCGCCCCCGGCCAGTTCGATGCGTTGGAAGGCGCCCGCCGGCTGGACGCCAGCGACCGGCTGGTGATGCCCGCCTGGGTCAACGGCCACACCCATGCCCACGGCGGCCTGGGCCGCGGCGCGGTGGCCGACACGGGGCTGGAGGGTTTTCTGGCCGCGTCGCCCTCGATCAATGGCCAGCGCGGGCTGGACGACCTCGCGCTGAGCGCCACGCTCACCGCGGCCGAGCTGCTGAAGAAGGGCTGCACCGCGCTGTTCGACATGACCAGCGAGTTCCCGCTGCCCACCGTGGCCGGGCTGCATGCGGTGGCCCGCGCGTACGAGGCGGTGGGCATCCGCGCCGTGGTGGCGCCGATGATGGCCGACCGCACGCTGTACCAGGCCTACCCCGAGTTGCTGGACACGCTGCCGGATCCGCTGAAGGCCCAGGCCGCGCAGGCCCGCGCCGCCGACCCGCAAGCCTGCCTGGCCGCGGTGCGCGCGGCGGCGCAGGACTGGCCGTTCGACACCAGTCGCATCCGGCTGGGCATCGCGCCCACCATTCCGCTGCACTGCTCCGACGCCTTCATGCAGGGCTGCGCGCAGCTGTCGGCCGAGTTCGGCCTGCCGATGCAGATCCACCTGGGCGAAAGCCAGCAGCAGGCGGTGTTCGGCGAGCAGCGCTACGGGATGAGCCTGGTGTCGCATATGAACCGCCTGGGCCTGCTCAGCGAGCGCCTCAGCGTGGCCCATGCCATCTGGATCGGCGACGACGACATCACGCAGCTGGCCGCGGCCGGCGTCACCGCCATCCACAACCCCTTGAGCAACCTGCGCCTGGGCTCGGGCGTGGCGCCGGTGCGCCGCATGCTGGAACGCGGCCTGCGCGTGGGCCTGGGCAGCGACGGCGCCAACACCTCCGACACCCAGAACCTGTTCGAGGTGGCGCGCATCGCGGCCTACCTGTCGCGCATCGTCGGTGCCGACGAAGCGCGCTGGATCACCGCCGCCGAGGCGCTGCGCATGGGCACGGCCGACAGCGCCCATGCGCTGGGCTGGGGCGACCGGCTGGGCCGCCTGGCGCCCGGCTACCAGGCCGACCTGGTGCTGCTGGACCTCGCCCAGCCCATCTACGTGCCGCTGCGCGACGCGCTGCGCCAGCTGGTGCTCGGCGAGAGCGGCGCCGCCGCCACCCAGGTGCTGGTGGCCGGCCGCGTGGTGGTGGAGCACGGCCGCCTGCTCACGCTGGACGAAGCGGCGCTGCGCCGCCAGGCCCAGGCCGCGGCCGAGCGGCTGGACGCCCTCAACGCCGAGGGCCGCCACCTGGCCCAGGCCCTGCGCCCGTGGATTAGCGCCTTCTGCTGCGGCATCGGCCAGCAGCCCTTCCACCTGCAAAGGCGCTTGCCTGTGACAGGCTGA
- a CDS encoding DUF3830 family protein yields MPQIRITAGGHHFLAETHPEAPETVAAFLKLLPYRQKLIHVRWSGEGCWVPLGDYVLEHNGRRVGFENHTSHPSVGDVLFYPGGYSETEIILAYGSCSFSSKMGQLAGNHFLTITEEREQLRALGTKVLWEGAQDVLFERVD; encoded by the coding sequence ATGCCCCAGATCCGCATCACCGCCGGTGGCCACCATTTTCTGGCCGAAACCCACCCCGAAGCGCCCGAGACCGTGGCCGCCTTCCTGAAGCTGCTGCCCTACCGCCAGAAGCTCATCCACGTGCGCTGGAGCGGCGAAGGCTGCTGGGTGCCGCTGGGCGACTACGTGCTCGAGCACAACGGCCGGCGAGTCGGCTTCGAAAACCACACCAGCCACCCGTCGGTGGGCGACGTGCTGTTCTACCCCGGCGGCTACAGCGAGACGGAAATCATCCTGGCCTACGGCAGCTGCAGCTTCAGCAGCAAGATGGGCCAGCTGGCGGGCAACCACTTCCTCACCATCACCGAAGAGCGGGAACAGTTGCGCGCGCTGGGCACGAAGGTGCTGTGGGAAGGCGCGCAGGACGTGCTGTTCGAGCGGGTGGATTGA